From the genome of Thermococcus chitonophagus, one region includes:
- the purT gene encoding phosphoribosylglycinamide formyltransferase 2, with the protein MIKLRDELGTATTDSAQKILLLGSGELGKEIAIEAQRLGVEVIAVDRYANAPAMQVAHRSYVGNMKDKDFLWSVVEREKPDAIIPEIEAINLDALFEFEKDGYFVVPNAKATWIAMHRERLRETLVKEAKVPTSRYMYATTLDELYEACEKIGYPCHTKAIMSSSGKGSYFVRGPEDIPKAWEEAKTKARGSAEKIIVEEHIDFDVEITELAVRHFDENGEIVTTFPKPVGHYQIDGDYHASWQPAEISEKAEREVYRIAKRITDVLGGVGLFGVEMFVKGDKVWANEVSPRPHDTGLVTLASHPPGFSEFALHLRAVLGLPIPGEWVDGYRLFPMLTPAATHVIKAKVSGYSPRFRGLAKALSVPNATVRLFGKPEAYPGRRLGVVLAWDKDVQEAKKRAEMVAHMIELRTRSSDWHSQDYEKRKHLL; encoded by the coding sequence ATGATCAAGCTTAGGGATGAGCTTGGAACCGCAACAACTGATTCAGCCCAGAAGATACTTCTGCTGGGTAGTGGTGAGCTTGGGAAGGAGATAGCTATTGAAGCCCAACGCTTGGGGGTTGAGGTTATAGCCGTCGACAGGTACGCCAACGCTCCCGCCATGCAAGTCGCCCATAGGAGCTACGTTGGCAACATGAAGGATAAGGACTTCCTGTGGAGTGTCGTTGAGAGGGAGAAGCCCGATGCAATAATTCCAGAGATCGAGGCGATAAACCTAGACGCATTATTCGAGTTCGAGAAAGATGGCTACTTTGTGGTTCCAAACGCTAAAGCAACTTGGATTGCCATGCACAGAGAGAGGCTTAGGGAAACCTTGGTTAAGGAGGCAAAAGTTCCAACTTCGAGGTACATGTATGCCACAACATTGGATGAGCTCTATGAGGCCTGTGAAAAGATAGGTTACCCCTGCCACACCAAGGCAATAATGAGCTCCTCCGGTAAGGGTTCGTACTTTGTTAGGGGACCTGAAGATATACCAAAGGCATGGGAGGAGGCCAAAACCAAAGCTAGGGGTAGCGCTGAAAAAATCATAGTTGAGGAGCACATAGACTTTGATGTTGAGATCACGGAGCTTGCCGTGAGGCACTTCGATGAGAACGGTGAAATCGTCACGACTTTCCCTAAGCCAGTAGGCCACTATCAGATCGACGGTGATTATCATGCAAGCTGGCAGCCAGCAGAGATAAGCGAGAAGGCTGAGAGGGAGGTGTACAGAATAGCGAAAAGGATTACTGATGTGTTGGGTGGCGTGGGCCTCTTCGGTGTGGAGATGTTCGTTAAAGGTGACAAGGTCTGGGCCAATGAAGTTTCCCCAAGGCCTCACGATACTGGATTAGTCACCCTAGCATCTCATCCCCCAGGATTCTCGGAGTTCGCCCTCCACTTAAGGGCAGTTCTCGGCCTCCCAATTCCTGGGGAGTGGGTTGACGGTTATAGGCTGTTCCCAATGCTAACTCCCGCCGCGACCCACGTGATAAAGGCCAAGGTTAGCGGTTACTCCCCGAGGTTCAGAGGACTGGCCAAGGCACTGAGCGTTCCAAACGCTACAGTTAGGCTCTTCGGTAAGCCCGAGGCGTATCCTGGGAGAAGGCTTGGTGTCGTTCTTGCCTGGGATAAAGACGTTCAGGAGGCCAAAAAGAGGGCAGAAATGGTTGCCCACATGATTGAATTAAGGACTAGGTCTTCAGACTGGCACTCCCAGGATTACGAGAAGAGGAAACATCTTCTCTGA
- the purE gene encoding 5-(carboxyamino)imidazole ribonucleotide mutase, with product MAPKVGIIMGSDSDLPVMKEAAKVLEEFGVEYEITIVSAHRTPERMYEYAKKARERGIEVIIAGAGGAAHLPGMTASITTLPVIGVPVKSRALNGLDSLLSIVQMPTGVPVATVAINNAKNAALLALRILSIKYPEIAEKLEKYKEEMRKTVEGKAKKLEEVGWEKYLEESQ from the coding sequence ATGGCTCCTAAAGTTGGGATTATTATGGGTAGCGACTCCGATTTGCCCGTGATGAAGGAGGCGGCTAAGGTTCTTGAGGAGTTCGGTGTTGAGTATGAGATAACGATAGTCTCCGCCCACAGAACTCCAGAGAGAATGTACGAGTATGCAAAGAAAGCGAGGGAGAGGGGAATTGAGGTTATAATTGCGGGTGCAGGAGGAGCAGCTCACCTTCCCGGAATGACTGCTTCTATTACCACACTTCCCGTGATTGGAGTCCCTGTGAAGAGTAGAGCATTAAACGGCTTGGATTCTCTATTGTCGATAGTTCAAATGCCCACGGGAGTTCCTGTAGCCACAGTGGCAATAAACAATGCAAAAAATGCCGCTCTACTTGCCCTAAGGATACTCTCTATAAAGTATCCCGAGATAGCCGAGAAGCTCGAGAAGTACAAGGAGGAAATGAGAAAAACCGTAGAGGGCAAAGCTAAGAAACTCGAGGAAGTTGGATGGGAGAAATACCTTGAAGAATCACAGTGA
- a CDS encoding 5-(carboxyamino)imidazole ribonucleotide synthase, with product MAMVRIGIVGGGQLAKMMAQEARKLGFEVAVLDPQEKCPACGLADYKITASFMDGDKIRELAEISDVLTYDIEHVNVKVLKELEEEGYPVYPSPRILEVIQDKLVQMEVMRKARIPVPKFVRADREELKEKAREFGFPLVQKTRKGGYDGKGVMVIKTEEELDKLLPADSMLQEFVNIEKEIAVMVARDQYGNVEVYPVVEMVFNEANILDFLVVPARIPEDKAEEAQEIAMRVVKALDGVGIFGIEMFLDKDGRILLNEIAPRPHNSGHYTIEACMTSQFEQHVRAITGLPLGSSELLVPAVMFNLLGEGYGKPKVVGLKEALSYPGVYVHVYGKPVVRPLRKMGHVTVVNKDLEKALEIAHKVKGIIKVVGNGS from the coding sequence ATGGCTATGGTGCGGATAGGCATAGTTGGTGGTGGGCAACTAGCTAAAATGATGGCTCAAGAGGCAAGAAAACTTGGCTTTGAAGTTGCTGTTCTGGATCCTCAAGAAAAATGCCCAGCCTGTGGGTTGGCTGACTACAAGATAACGGCGAGCTTTATGGATGGGGATAAAATAAGGGAGTTGGCTGAGATTTCTGATGTATTAACTTATGATATTGAGCATGTAAACGTTAAAGTTCTCAAAGAATTAGAGGAGGAGGGATACCCCGTTTATCCTTCTCCCCGAATATTGGAGGTAATTCAGGATAAGCTCGTACAAATGGAGGTCATGAGGAAGGCTAGAATTCCAGTTCCAAAGTTCGTCAGGGCAGATAGAGAGGAGCTAAAAGAAAAGGCTAGGGAGTTTGGATTTCCTCTAGTTCAGAAGACTAGAAAGGGAGGGTATGATGGAAAGGGAGTAATGGTCATCAAGACTGAAGAGGAACTTGACAAGCTCCTTCCTGCTGATTCAATGCTTCAGGAGTTTGTGAACATAGAAAAAGAGATCGCAGTTATGGTTGCAAGAGATCAATACGGAAACGTTGAAGTTTACCCCGTCGTAGAAATGGTGTTCAATGAAGCTAACATCCTTGACTTCTTGGTTGTTCCTGCAAGGATTCCAGAGGATAAGGCAGAGGAGGCTCAGGAGATAGCAATGAGGGTTGTTAAGGCTTTAGATGGAGTTGGAATTTTTGGAATTGAGATGTTCCTTGATAAGGATGGTAGGATTCTCCTTAATGAGATAGCCCCAAGACCTCACAACTCCGGCCACTATACAATAGAGGCTTGCATGACGAGCCAGTTTGAGCAACATGTAAGGGCCATAACTGGACTTCCGTTAGGCAGTTCTGAGCTTTTAGTTCCTGCCGTGATGTTTAACCTCCTTGGTGAAGGCTATGGGAAACCTAAGGTAGTTGGATTAAAAGAGGCTTTAAGCTATCCTGGGGTTTATGTGCATGTCTACGGCAAGCCTGTAGTAAGGCCTCTAAGGAAAATGGGGCACGTTACCGTTGTGAATAAAGACTTGGAAAAGGCCTTAGAGATAGCTCACAAGGTTAAAGGAATTATTAAGGTGGTTGGAAATGGCTCCTAA
- the purD gene encoding phosphoribosylamine--glycine ligase, translated as MKVLLVGGGGREHAIGEALVKGGAELYVISKHKNPGLAKIARDYRLAKETDVNKVVEFAKRWRVELAFIGPEAPLEAGIVNVLEEEGIPTVGPTKEAARLETNKAWAREFMERNKIPGRKLFRVFDDIEEMKAWIDEYGKPVVVKPLGLTGGKGVKVVGYQLKDNEEAKAYAEQLIKKDGKVLIEERTDGVEFTFQVFSDGEKIYPMPLAQDYPHAYENDEGPITGGMGSYSCPNHLLPFVTKEDWKKALETLQKTVDAMRKEGYPYKGILYGQFMLSKEGPVIIEYNARFGDPEAINVLAILEDNLVEIAQGIVNGNLKSAKFANKATVVKYIAPQGYPVNPVKGVKIDIDEESIEKEGAKLIFASIDENYVLLGSRALAVVGIADTVEEAESIAERAIKYVKGPIFYRRDVGTRESIEKRIKIMRDLGKEFEPNSC; from the coding sequence ATGAAGGTTCTGCTAGTTGGTGGTGGGGGAAGGGAACACGCAATTGGAGAGGCCCTCGTTAAGGGCGGGGCAGAATTATATGTTATATCAAAACACAAGAATCCTGGGCTCGCTAAAATAGCTAGAGATTACAGGCTCGCTAAGGAGACCGATGTGAACAAGGTCGTAGAGTTCGCAAAGAGGTGGAGGGTTGAGTTGGCATTCATAGGACCAGAGGCCCCACTTGAAGCTGGAATAGTAAATGTCCTTGAAGAGGAGGGTATTCCAACGGTAGGGCCAACAAAGGAGGCAGCAAGGCTTGAAACCAACAAAGCTTGGGCAAGAGAATTCATGGAGAGGAACAAGATCCCTGGGAGGAAACTGTTTAGAGTGTTTGATGACATAGAAGAGATGAAGGCGTGGATAGACGAGTATGGAAAGCCAGTGGTAGTCAAACCTCTAGGCCTTACAGGCGGGAAGGGAGTTAAGGTAGTTGGTTATCAGCTCAAAGATAACGAAGAAGCAAAAGCCTACGCCGAGCAACTGATAAAGAAGGATGGGAAAGTTTTGATAGAAGAGAGAACAGACGGAGTTGAGTTCACATTTCAGGTCTTCAGCGATGGGGAGAAGATTTACCCGATGCCTCTGGCCCAAGATTATCCCCATGCTTATGAGAACGATGAGGGGCCGATAACAGGAGGAATGGGCTCATACTCATGCCCGAACCATCTGCTACCTTTTGTCACAAAGGAGGACTGGAAAAAGGCCCTAGAAACCCTTCAAAAGACTGTAGATGCTATGAGAAAAGAAGGATATCCATACAAGGGAATTCTCTACGGTCAATTTATGCTTTCAAAAGAGGGACCTGTAATAATAGAGTACAACGCAAGGTTTGGAGATCCAGAGGCAATAAACGTCCTCGCTATTCTAGAAGATAACCTAGTCGAGATAGCCCAGGGGATAGTCAATGGAAACCTAAAGAGTGCGAAGTTTGCAAACAAGGCTACAGTCGTCAAGTACATAGCGCCCCAGGGTTACCCTGTCAATCCTGTCAAGGGGGTAAAAATTGATATCGATGAAGAAAGTATAGAAAAAGAAGGGGCGAAGCTGATATTTGCCTCAATTGATGAAAACTACGTCCTCCTGGGCTCGAGAGCGTTGGCAGTTGTTGGAATTGCAGATACAGTTGAAGAAGCAGAAAGTATTGCAGAGAGAGCTATAAAGTATGTAAAAGGGCCTATCTTTTACAGGAGGGACGTTGGAACAAGAGAGAGTATAGAGAAAAGAATTAAGATAATGAGAGATTTGGGTAAGGAATTTGAGCCAAATTCCTGCTGA
- a CDS encoding formate--phosphoribosylaminoimidazolecarboxamide ligase family protein has translation MISREQILEVLEKYDKDKITVGVIGSHSALDIADGAKEEGLPSLVVAQKGRHLTYAKYFKLRKTRDGLVKGFIDEVIVLDKFAQIVDIQEELRKRNVIFVPNRSFVVYTGIDKVENEFLVPMFGTRSLLRTEERSEEKSYYWLLEKAGLPYPEEVRPEEIDEVGLVIVKLPHAKKRLERGFFTAASYKEFKEKSEKLMKLGVITKEDLEKARIERYIIGPVFNFDFFYSPIDEEIELLGIDWRFETSLDGHVRLPAAQQLTLPEWQFEPEYTVCGHASSTLRESLLEKVFKMAEKYVEATKKYYPPGIIGPFTLQTAVDKDLNFYIYDVAPRTGGGTNIHMAMGHPYGNSLWRKPMSTGRRVALEIKRAIELDELDKIVT, from the coding sequence ATGATAAGCAGGGAGCAGATTCTTGAGGTTTTGGAGAAATACGATAAGGATAAGATAACCGTTGGAGTCATTGGGAGTCACTCAGCACTGGATATAGCAGATGGAGCAAAGGAAGAAGGTCTCCCCAGTTTGGTTGTCGCCCAGAAAGGTAGACATCTCACGTACGCGAAGTACTTCAAGCTTAGAAAGACTCGCGACGGGTTAGTTAAGGGGTTCATCGACGAAGTGATAGTCCTTGATAAGTTCGCTCAGATAGTGGATATTCAGGAGGAACTAAGGAAGAGAAATGTTATATTCGTTCCAAACAGATCCTTTGTGGTGTATACTGGGATAGACAAGGTGGAAAATGAATTTCTAGTGCCAATGTTCGGAACTAGATCTCTGTTGAGGACGGAAGAAAGGAGCGAAGAGAAAAGCTACTACTGGCTACTTGAAAAGGCGGGTCTCCCCTATCCTGAGGAGGTAAGGCCTGAAGAGATAGATGAAGTTGGCCTTGTAATAGTCAAGTTGCCTCACGCAAAGAAGAGACTTGAGAGGGGGTTCTTTACCGCGGCAAGCTACAAGGAGTTCAAGGAAAAAAGTGAGAAATTAATGAAACTTGGCGTTATCACCAAGGAAGATCTGGAGAAGGCGAGAATAGAGAGGTACATAATCGGACCGGTCTTCAACTTTGACTTCTTCTACTCACCAATAGACGAGGAGATAGAGCTGCTGGGAATAGACTGGAGGTTCGAAACTAGCTTGGACGGCCACGTAAGGTTACCAGCTGCCCAGCAGTTGACTTTACCTGAATGGCAGTTTGAGCCAGAATACACCGTTTGTGGGCATGCATCCTCGACCTTAAGGGAGAGCCTGCTGGAGAAGGTGTTCAAGATGGCAGAGAAGTACGTAGAGGCTACTAAGAAGTACTATCCCCCAGGGATAATTGGACCTTTTACACTTCAAACGGCAGTTGACAAAGACTTGAACTTCTACATCTATGATGTCGCACCGAGAACCGGTGGAGGAACAAACATACACATGGCCATGGGCCATCCATATGGGAATTCACTGTGGAGGAAGCCAATGAGCACTGGAAGAAGGGTTGCATTGGAGATAAAGAGGGCAATAGAGCTGGACGAGCTTGACAAGATAGTTACCTAA
- a CDS encoding VIT1/CCC1 transporter family protein, producing MGEVEKLALGFYDDEYSDSVLYAELAKFEKDPKIKQEFLRLSRIEAKHAKFWHDFLVKRGIKPGRPKVRRVTIFVVKILRKLLGPGVVASLLEMGENSAIQKYFKFLNEHFSEFSSEEMETLKSIILDELEHEKFFYESKKKFHVENIRDFVLGMNDGLVEILGAVTGLSAVYPYSPRLVGISGLIVGVAGALSMAIGALISVRSQRQVSESIRERTKVLFKVSPERAVGEIYEKLIEGGLPPEIAKEVSEKLKGREEALIKLLVPEGEESEFRAALYTGIAYLVGVAFPVTPYFLASSSLVALPFSVLLAGLALSIVATSVALISGISIRKKIAEMVATGLGAAFLSYLFGHLMESIFNVSGL from the coding sequence GTGGGAGAAGTCGAGAAGCTTGCTCTTGGATTTTATGATGATGAGTACTCGGATTCTGTATTGTATGCTGAGCTTGCAAAGTTCGAAAAAGATCCCAAAATAAAACAGGAATTTCTCAGACTTTCTAGGATAGAAGCTAAGCACGCAAAATTCTGGCATGATTTTTTAGTAAAGAGGGGCATCAAACCTGGGAGGCCAAAAGTTAGAAGAGTCACAATTTTTGTCGTGAAAATTCTGAGAAAACTCCTCGGGCCCGGAGTAGTTGCATCCCTTCTTGAGATGGGAGAAAATAGTGCAATTCAAAAGTACTTCAAATTCCTAAATGAACACTTCTCAGAGTTCTCTAGTGAAGAAATGGAAACCCTTAAGTCTATAATACTTGATGAACTGGAGCACGAGAAGTTCTTCTATGAGAGCAAAAAGAAGTTCCACGTTGAGAATATAAGGGACTTCGTTCTTGGAATGAACGACGGCTTAGTTGAAATCCTTGGAGCAGTAACAGGTCTCTCCGCAGTTTATCCATACTCCCCCAGGCTCGTTGGTATAAGTGGTCTAATAGTGGGAGTTGCAGGAGCACTATCAATGGCGATAGGTGCACTTATTTCTGTTAGATCACAGAGACAAGTGAGTGAGTCTATAAGGGAGAGGACTAAAGTCTTATTCAAGGTCTCCCCTGAGAGAGCCGTTGGTGAAATATATGAAAAACTAATTGAAGGAGGGTTACCTCCAGAAATTGCTAAGGAGGTCTCAGAAAAGCTAAAGGGTCGTGAAGAGGCCCTCATAAAACTGCTCGTTCCAGAAGGAGAAGAGAGCGAGTTTAGAGCTGCATTATACACAGGAATTGCATATCTCGTGGGGGTGGCTTTTCCTGTTACGCCGTACTTCCTGGCATCCTCCTCCTTAGTAGCTCTCCCCTTCTCAGTACTACTTGCAGGCCTGGCCCTGAGCATAGTTGCAACATCAGTGGCTCTAATCTCTGGAATTTCAATCAGGAAGAAAATTGCTGAGATGGTAGCCACGGGATTAGGGGCGGCATTCCTAAGCTATCTCTTCGGCCACCTAATGGAATCAATATTCAATGTTTCGGGGCTATGA
- a CDS encoding transglutaminase-like domain-containing protein, with protein sequence MKGVKEVLSALIIGIAGLLILSASIPQGLVPNLAQNIQENEHDIDLRENAIRSALLNNTPVMVVYEERGIVEYLRQNVYYRYENGRWTGEQQFKGVSVFGYVPIFKPTNPHKTLTDKITVEMRSPLISGNIYTALYTARLSIPAIYSEEYIIFRPSRYPVQSYEFEVEKYEFPPNILKNASVPEIKKYLQTPKLSTRVYELAKNITRGISSPYEKALAIERFLKQNYIYDETAPPAPPGIDPVEWFLFYSKRGVCLDFNTAFVILARINGLPARLVTGFRVEPKPGKQEVLLKQAHAWAEVYFNGLGWVTFDATGSPRQSKGKKEQQRPREETIPEVRIPLGESRTVALQVKSKNISVNSPLPVTLHRHGDQVILNITGTKVGKFKLVIVADTKNITVPVIVGYKTIVRITEWPHEVRTGANFTVKGIVTTLSGAPVPVGSVRIELRKDKRTPGKIIGRGRVVNGKFNVTCSAAGVAGKYQLVAIYEGGEVYFPSVSDPEIVIKDKAKIYVNKFNYTKVGPIKIEGFLGTEGGAFLSEEPIEIILDGKLLGVARTDKNGKFSFSFVLTSPGLHNLTILYSGQEGVEGDSETITFRAIEASISIPALADAGDYLKITGQIEGIKSGRLKITGDFGEYSVSINNEGHFKVEIPVPRNFEGYKRVAVYYEDLLLAEKYVYVRQKIIVEASGTIMVAKKPNDLIIRVRYTNGTPVSRARIVLTAFNSTFVNFTDEMGISKFVLTPPSPGTYPLDVMVITSNGFEVTPIKVRVYKYPIYVYIALAALIVSLGAFSIRALLTHEVLKIFTTRDPPIYVNREEISVTSNVPISLYVDGKFYAKGKEFTLKLSPGNHEIWGKFLLFRSKPLRIKVCKNREEAIIEAFEKCADGEPSKTAREILGVNKIVLIFEKVRYGLKSASVKEFLEFIKSACRRDI encoded by the coding sequence ATGAAAGGGGTAAAAGAAGTATTATCGGCACTAATAATAGGAATAGCGGGACTACTCATATTATCCGCCTCTATACCGCAAGGGTTAGTTCCAAATCTAGCACAGAACATTCAGGAAAACGAGCATGATATAGACCTTAGAGAGAACGCAATTAGATCGGCACTCTTGAACAACACCCCTGTTATGGTTGTGTATGAGGAGAGGGGAATCGTCGAATACCTAAGGCAGAACGTCTATTATAGGTATGAAAACGGCAGATGGACCGGGGAACAGCAGTTCAAGGGAGTCTCCGTTTTTGGTTATGTACCAATATTCAAACCAACGAACCCCCACAAAACACTCACGGACAAGATTACCGTTGAAATGAGATCTCCCCTGATTTCAGGAAACATCTATACTGCTCTATATACGGCAAGACTATCAATTCCAGCGATATACTCGGAGGAGTACATCATTTTTAGACCAAGCAGATATCCCGTCCAGAGTTATGAATTTGAGGTCGAAAAGTACGAGTTTCCCCCAAATATTCTGAAAAATGCTTCCGTTCCTGAGATTAAGAAATATCTCCAGACCCCAAAGCTAAGCACCAGAGTCTACGAACTTGCAAAGAACATAACACGTGGAATAAGCAGTCCTTACGAAAAAGCACTTGCCATAGAGAGGTTTCTAAAGCAAAATTATATTTATGATGAAACAGCACCTCCAGCACCCCCTGGGATAGATCCAGTTGAATGGTTCCTGTTCTACTCAAAGCGAGGAGTTTGTCTAGATTTTAATACGGCATTTGTTATCCTAGCGAGAATAAACGGCTTGCCTGCTAGGCTTGTAACGGGATTTAGGGTAGAGCCAAAACCTGGGAAACAAGAGGTTCTATTAAAACAGGCCCATGCATGGGCGGAGGTATATTTTAACGGGCTGGGCTGGGTCACATTTGATGCAACAGGATCTCCAAGGCAATCCAAGGGCAAAAAAGAGCAACAAAGGCCAAGAGAGGAAACCATTCCGGAAGTCAGAATACCCCTTGGAGAAAGTAGAACGGTTGCACTGCAGGTAAAATCGAAGAACATATCCGTAAACTCTCCCCTACCAGTTACATTACACCGCCACGGGGATCAAGTAATATTGAACATAACAGGAACGAAAGTAGGAAAGTTCAAACTCGTAATAGTTGCTGATACTAAAAATATAACGGTTCCAGTCATAGTGGGATACAAAACTATTGTTAGAATAACTGAGTGGCCGCATGAAGTAAGGACAGGTGCAAACTTCACGGTTAAGGGAATTGTGACAACTCTTTCCGGTGCTCCAGTGCCAGTAGGCTCCGTTAGGATTGAATTAAGGAAAGATAAGAGAACCCCAGGGAAAATTATAGGGAGGGGAAGAGTTGTAAACGGCAAGTTTAATGTTACCTGCTCAGCAGCTGGCGTGGCAGGAAAGTACCAGCTAGTCGCGATTTATGAAGGAGGGGAAGTTTATTTCCCAAGTGTGAGTGATCCTGAGATAGTTATCAAAGATAAAGCAAAAATATACGTCAACAAATTTAACTACACAAAAGTAGGGCCAATTAAAATTGAAGGGTTCCTAGGAACTGAAGGCGGAGCCTTTCTTAGTGAGGAGCCCATAGAGATAATTCTGGATGGCAAGCTACTAGGGGTAGCAAGAACTGACAAAAACGGCAAGTTTTCCTTTTCCTTTGTCTTAACATCCCCAGGTTTACATAACCTGACGATCCTCTACAGTGGTCAGGAAGGGGTTGAAGGAGATAGTGAAACAATAACATTCAGAGCAATTGAGGCTTCGATATCGATTCCCGCCCTAGCAGATGCAGGAGATTATCTCAAGATAACAGGCCAAATAGAAGGCATTAAAAGCGGAAGATTGAAAATAACAGGAGACTTTGGAGAGTACTCAGTTAGTATAAACAACGAAGGGCATTTCAAAGTAGAAATTCCAGTTCCCAGGAATTTTGAAGGATATAAAAGGGTCGCGGTCTACTACGAAGACCTTCTCCTTGCTGAAAAATATGTATACGTCAGACAAAAAATCATAGTAGAGGCTTCGGGAACAATAATGGTGGCAAAGAAGCCAAACGATCTCATTATAAGGGTGAGGTACACAAATGGAACCCCCGTGTCAAGAGCAAGGATAGTACTCACAGCCTTCAATTCAACGTTCGTCAATTTTACAGACGAAATGGGAATATCAAAGTTTGTCCTTACCCCTCCTTCCCCCGGCACGTATCCCCTCGATGTGATGGTTATTACATCAAACGGATTTGAAGTTACCCCAATAAAGGTTCGCGTTTACAAATATCCAATCTATGTCTACATAGCACTAGCGGCCTTAATAGTCTCGTTAGGGGCATTCTCCATTAGAGCACTGCTCACACATGAAGTTCTCAAAATATTCACCACTAGAGATCCTCCAATTTATGTGAACAGAGAGGAGATTAGTGTAACATCGAACGTACCAATCTCCCTCTATGTTGATGGAAAATTTTACGCTAAAGGGAAAGAGTTCACACTGAAACTATCACCAGGAAACCACGAAATCTGGGGTAAATTCCTGTTATTTAGGAGCAAGCCTTTAAGGATCAAGGTCTGCAAGAATAGAGAAGAGGCAATAATTGAAGCATTCGAAAAATGTGCCGATGGTGAGCCATCTAAAACAGCGAGAGAAATCCTGGGAGTTAATAAGATAGTTCTCATCTTCGAAAAAGTCAGGTATGGATTGAAGAGCGCTTCAGTAAAAGAATTCCTAGAATTCATTAAATCCGCATGCAGGAGGGACATTTGA
- a CDS encoding AAA family ATPase, with amino-acid sequence MTNSTNMILEEIGRAFIGHEDVVKKVLASALVNGNVLFEDNPGLGKTLLAKAFAKVLGLSYRRIQFTPDLLPSDIIGTKIWRPEKGIFEVMKGPIFTNVLLADEINRAPPKTQSALLEAMEERQVTIEGETFKLEEPFFVIATQNPLEFEGTYPLPEAQLDRFLLRLSIGYPKTEEEEVKILKARLEWQKDDPTVDLKPVISKSEFLKMQREVEQNIRIHEDILLYITRIVRTIRGDERVEAGPSPRGGLALMKLAKANAFLEGRDYVIPDDVKLFAVEALAHRIVLKPEYSLERGVDEKIVREALETVPVPKGLRY; translated from the coding sequence ATGACGAATTCGACGAACATGATACTGGAAGAAATTGGGAGGGCATTCATAGGACATGAAGACGTAGTGAAGAAAGTACTGGCTTCGGCCCTAGTTAACGGAAACGTGCTTTTCGAGGACAATCCTGGGCTCGGAAAAACCCTCTTAGCCAAGGCCTTCGCTAAAGTTTTGGGGTTAAGTTATAGGAGAATTCAGTTCACACCTGACCTGCTACCTTCAGACATCATAGGAACCAAAATATGGAGGCCAGAAAAAGGAATCTTTGAAGTAATGAAGGGTCCAATTTTCACAAACGTCCTGCTTGCAGATGAGATAAACAGAGCACCTCCAAAAACTCAGTCCGCACTTCTTGAAGCCATGGAAGAAAGGCAGGTAACTATAGAAGGAGAAACCTTCAAGCTCGAAGAGCCATTTTTCGTAATAGCAACTCAAAACCCGCTCGAATTCGAGGGAACGTATCCCCTCCCAGAAGCTCAGCTGGACAGGTTCCTCCTAAGGCTTAGCATAGGCTACCCAAAAACGGAGGAGGAAGAAGTCAAAATCCTCAAGGCTAGATTAGAATGGCAGAAAGACGACCCCACGGTAGATTTGAAGCCGGTAATTTCAAAGTCCGAGTTCTTAAAGATGCAGAGAGAAGTAGAACAGAACATAAGAATACATGAAGATATTCTACTCTACATAACCAGGATAGTCAGAACGATTAGGGGGGATGAAAGGGTAGAGGCGGGTCCAAGCCCCAGAGGCGGACTTGCCCTCATGAAACTTGCAAAGGCCAATGCATTCCTAGAAGGCAGAGATTACGTTATTCCCGATGACGTCAAGCTGTTTGCAGTGGAAGCCCTCGCCCACAGGATAGTTTTAAAGCCCGAATATTCCCTCGAGAGGGGAGTTGATGAAAAAATCGTCAGGGAGGCTCTAGAGACAGTCCCAGTTCCTAAGGGGTTGAGGTATTAA